From Roseburia hominis, the proteins below share one genomic window:
- a CDS encoding tyrosine-type recombinase/integrase, producing MKTTNYAVKIEDYLENLRNEEHSHATISQYRRDILCFFSFLGTGELTRDAVLFYKEKLEQEYQPVSVNAKLSALNSFLTFVGRSDLKLKFLKIQRNAYCSAEKEISKAEYLRLVRAAQDKRNEKLALLLQTISGTGIRVSEVKYITAEAVCQGEAIIRLKGKTRTILLPKRLQRALKSYLRREKISVGPVFITRTGRPLDRSNIWKMMKTLCREADVDEKKVFPHNLRHLFARCFYSVDKDIARLADILGHSSINTTRIYIISSGAEHRRRLDALGLVV from the coding sequence ATGAAAACAACAAATTATGCGGTAAAGATAGAAGACTATCTGGAAAATTTACGAAATGAGGAACACAGTCATGCAACGATCAGTCAGTATCGTCGGGATATTCTATGTTTTTTCTCATTTTTGGGTACCGGAGAACTGACCAGAGACGCGGTTCTTTTCTACAAGGAAAAGCTGGAGCAGGAATATCAGCCTGTCAGCGTGAACGCGAAACTGTCCGCTCTGAACAGTTTCTTAACCTTTGTTGGGCGGAGTGATCTGAAACTGAAATTTCTGAAAATTCAGAGAAATGCCTACTGCTCTGCTGAAAAGGAAATAAGTAAGGCGGAGTATTTGCGCCTGGTCAGGGCGGCACAGGATAAGAGAAATGAAAAGCTGGCTCTTCTTTTGCAGACGATCAGCGGTACCGGGATTCGGGTATCCGAGGTGAAATATATCACCGCGGAGGCAGTCTGCCAGGGGGAAGCTATAATCCGGTTAAAGGGGAAGACCCGAACGATTCTGTTGCCGAAGAGGCTGCAAAGAGCGCTGAAGAGTTATCTGCGCCGAGAGAAGATATCTGTCGGGCCGGTCTTTATCACACGGACCGGGCGGCCGCTGGATCGGAGCAACATCTGGAAAATGATGAAGACTCTCTGCCGGGAAGCGGATGTGGACGAGAAAAAGGTATTCCCCCATAATCTGCGTCACCTGTTTGCCCGGTGCTTCTATTCGGTAGATAAGGATATCGCCAGACTGGCGGATATTCTGGGACACAGCAGTATCAATACCACACGCATTTATATTATTTCCAGCGGGGCGGAGCATCGACGCCGTCTGGATGCGTTGGGACTTGTAGTCTGA
- a CDS encoding ATP-binding protein: protein MQVSNMVRDAIKPDLTMFLHYETLTVDGKKIVAVDIQQGMERPYYIAKKGLRPEGVYVRQGYSSVPSTNTAIRHMIKETDGDHFEERRSLEQNLTFEKAGKEFADRKEFAGSLFQQMDDVYDFIDFCNQTHSTFDKLRRIDRRDYPEVAVREALLNLLVHREYSFRASIFISIYTDRIEFTSIGGLVSGVTLKDLTMGISVCRNAKLANVFYRLELIEASGTGILKIMDAYEGTGMTPQIETSDNAFKIILPNLNAKTEQKEVKNAGSVVICSTFLVYSNTPVFSCPRLSVPVIAL from the coding sequence TTGCAGGTCAGCAATATGGTCCGGGATGCAATCAAACCGGACTTAACCATGTTTCTCCATTATGAGACCTTGACGGTAGACGGAAAGAAAATCGTCGCGGTTGATATTCAGCAGGGAATGGAGCGGCCTTATTATATTGCGAAAAAAGGGCTGCGTCCCGAAGGGGTCTATGTCCGTCAGGGATATTCCTCCGTGCCGTCAACCAATACGGCGATCCGGCACATGATTAAGGAAACGGATGGCGACCACTTTGAGGAAAGGCGGTCTTTGGAGCAGAATTTGACCTTTGAGAAAGCCGGAAAAGAATTTGCGGACCGGAAAGAATTTGCCGGATCCCTGTTCCAGCAGATGGATGATGTTTATGATTTTATTGATTTCTGCAATCAGACCCATTCGACTTTTGATAAACTGCGCCGTATCGACAGGCGGGACTACCCGGAGGTCGCTGTCAGGGAGGCTCTTTTGAACCTTCTGGTGCACCGTGAATATTCTTTCCGGGCCAGTATCTTTATCAGCATTTATACAGACAGGATCGAATTTACCTCTATAGGCGGCCTGGTAAGCGGAGTGACCTTAAAGGATTTGACGATGGGAATTTCCGTCTGCCGGAATGCGAAACTGGCAAATGTATTTTACCGTCTGGAGCTGATTGAAGCCTCTGGCACCGGAATACTGAAAATCATGGATGCCTACGAAGGAACCGGGATGACGCCGCAGATTGAAACGTCCGATAATGCGTTTAAGATCATTCTTCCCAACCTGAACGCAAAGACTGAACAGAAAGAAGTGAAAAATGCTGGTTCCGTTGTGATCTGCTCCACGTTTCTCGTATATTCAAATACCCCGGTATTCTCCTGCCCGCGTCTCAGTGTTCCCGTTATCGCTTTGTAA